A DNA window from Synchiropus splendidus isolate RoL2022-P1 chromosome 2, RoL_Sspl_1.0, whole genome shotgun sequence contains the following coding sequences:
- the LOC128754313 gene encoding sarcalumenin-like isoform X2 yields MKRRPLAAKMKVLLSVCFLLSLVASFSAELLSDSTSPDDELLVQLQLQQPEEDLFSCGCDSAEEHTSQSSSNDTPAPERALCQPCNPPPALQPEEDTPEEEAVTSDAEEPEVVHEEGGEDADDGPASTVGEAEDEDELESAEEQEDAAPKPEEEPEELPDTDAAESEDEVESILEEGESEEIDAVESTIEPEDKAASEPEEDESEGGEDEASGPAVRDRSHIDETLRLASAEPSAEYTAAIKKLLSIYHTAIKPVEQAFKYNELRQHEVTDGEITSKPMVLFLGPWSVGKSSMINYLLGLHSTSQELYTGAEPTTSEYTVVMHGEKTRTIEGIVMAADSSRSFSPLEKFGQGFLERLVGIEMPHKLLERVTFVDTPGIIENRKQQERGYPYNEVCQWFIDRADLIFLVFDPTKLDVGGELEMLFKQMKGRESQIRLILNKADSLSTQDLMRVYGALFWSMAPLVNVTEPPRVYVSSFWPQDYAVDTSRELFMKEEISLLEDLNQVIENQIENKIAFIRQHGIRVRIHALLVDRYLQTYYDRLGWFSDPHEVFQDIVTDPDKYYIFKSILAKTNVSKFDLPDKEAYQDFFGVNPVSSFKQLSQHCSWSGGCLLDKLEKAISQQLPALLSSVSKDTSAPTKSSVTPAPPAAGACEGPQCEEKPKNRWRRQ; encoded by the exons ATGAAGCGAAGGCCCCTGGCAGCAAAGATGAAGGTTCTGCTCAGCGTGTGCTTCCTGCTGTCTTTGGTGGCCTCATTCTCAGCAG AGCTGCTGTCGGACTCAACCTCCCCGGACGATGAGCTATTagtgcagctccagctccagcagccagAGGAGGACTTGTTCTCTTGTGGCTGTGACTCAGCAGAGGAGCACACCAGCCAGAGCTCCTCTAATGACACCCCAGCACCGGAGAGAGCCTTGTGCCAGCCCTGCAACCCCCCTCCAGCTCTACAGCCGGAGGAAGacacacctgaggaggaggccgTGACGAGTGATGCGGAGGAGCCAGAGGTTGTTCATGAGGAGGGTGGAGAAGATGCTGACGACGGGCCTGCAAGCACAGTTGGTGAGgcagaagatgaggatgagctgGAGTCtgcagaagagcaggaggatgCTGCACCCAAACCGGAAGAAGAACCGGAAGAGCTGCCTGACACTGATGCAGCTGAATCCGAAGATGAAGTCGAATCAATCCTAGAGGAAGGTGAATCGGAGGAAATCGACGCTGTGGAGTCAACAATTGAACCCGAAGACAAAGCTGCTTCAGAACCAGAGGAGGACGAGTCTGAAG GAGGCGAGGATGAAGCATCGGGCCCCGCAGTGAGGGACCGCTCCCACATCGACGAGACGCTGAGACTGGCCTCTGCTGAACCCTCCGCTGAGTACACAG CTGCCATAAAGAAACTGCTGAGCATCTACCACACTGCCATCAAGCCAGTGGAGCAAGCCTTCAAGTACAATGAGCTGAGGCAGCATGAAGTCACAG ATGGAGAGATCACCTCCAAGCCCATGGTTCTGTTCCTGGGACCCTGGAGTGTGGGCAAGTCCTCCATGATCAACTACCTGCTGGGTCTCCACAGCACCTCACAGGAGCTCTACACAG GAGCTGAACCCACGACCTCTGAGTACACGGTTGTCATGCACGGAGAGAAGACCCGCACTATTGAGGGCATAGTGATGGCAGCTGACAGCTCTCGATCCTTCTCCCCTCTGGAAAAGTTCGGCCAAGGTTTCCTGGAGCGCCTGGTTGGTATTGAAATGCCTCACAAGCTGCTGGAGAGGGTGACGTTTGTGGACACGCCGGGAATCATCGAGAACCGcaagcagcaggagagag GCTACCCCTACAACGAGGTGTGCCAGTGGTTCATCGACCGCGCCGACTTAATCTTCTTGGTCTTTGACCCCACCAAGCTGGACGTTGGTGGAGAGCTGGAGATGCTCTTCAAGCAGATGAAGGGTCGCGAGTCGCAGATCCGCCTCATCCTCAACAAAGCAGACAGCCTCTCCACCCAAGACCTCATGAGGGTCTATGGAGCTTTATTCTGGAGCATGGCTCCCCTGGTCAATGTGACTGAGCCACCCAGGGTATACGTGAGCTCCTTCTGGCCTCAGGACTATGCTGTGGACACAAGCCGCGAGCTCTTCATGAAGGAGGAGATCTCTCTGCTCGAGGACCTGAACCAG GTGATTGAGAACCAGATCGAAAACAAGATTGCCTTCATCCGCCAGCACGGCATCCGAGTGCGTATTCACGCCCTGCTGGTGGACCGCTACCTGCAGACCTACTACGACAGGCTGGGCTGGTTCAGTGACCCCCACGAGGTTTTCCAAGACATCGTAACAGACCCAGACAAGTACTACATCTTCAAGTCCATCCTGGCCAAGACCAACGTCAGTAAGTTCGATCTGCCCGACAAGGAGGCCTACCAGGACTTCTTCGGAGTCAATCCGGTGTCCAGCTTCAAGCAGCTCTCCCAGCACTGCAGCTGGAGTGGCGGGTGTCTGCTGGACAAGTTAGAGAAGGCCATTTCTCAGCAGCTTCCAGCTCTGCTCAGCAGTGTCAGCAAGGACACGTCTGCGCCAACGAAATCTTCCGTCACCCCGGCACCTCCGGCGGCTGGAGCCTGTGAAGGTCCCCAGTGTGAGGAGAAGCCTAAAAACCGCTGGAGGAGGCAATGA
- the LOC128754313 gene encoding titin-like isoform X1: MKRRPLAAKMKVLLSVCFLLSLVASFSAELLSDSTSPDDELLVQLQLQQPEEDLFSCGCDSAEEHTSQSSSNDTPAPERALCQPCNPPPALQPEEDTPEEEAVTSDAEEPEVVHEEGGEDADDGPASTVGEAEDEDELESAEEQEDAAPKPEEEPEELPDTDAAESEDEVESILEEGESEEIDAVESTIEPEDKAASEPEEDESEGESEPIMNLRVNPEIVEERPEFEEDLSLEPEVENDIEEAEEEEATVDERKAEEATVEEEEEEEEEATLDEAEIQQATVEETEEEATSDEAKIEEPTVEETVEEAALDGAKIEEPTVEETEEEATSDEAKIEEPTVEETVEEAALDGAKIEEATVEETEEEATLDEDKIEEATVEETVEEGTSGGANIEEAAVEETEEEATLDEDKIEEPTVEETVEEATLDEAKIEEATVQETGEEATLDEAKIEEPTVEETVEEAALDEVKIEEATVEETEEEATLDEDKIEEPTVEETVEEAASDEVKIEEATVEETEEEATVDEVEEAQVEDVTSQSKIKGGEDEASGPAVRDRSHIDETLRLASAEPSAEYTAAIKKLLSIYHTAIKPVEQAFKYNELRQHEVTDGEITSKPMVLFLGPWSVGKSSMINYLLGLHSTSQELYTGAEPTTSEYTVVMHGEKTRTIEGIVMAADSSRSFSPLEKFGQGFLERLVGIEMPHKLLERVTFVDTPGIIENRKQQERGYPYNEVCQWFIDRADLIFLVFDPTKLDVGGELEMLFKQMKGRESQIRLILNKADSLSTQDLMRVYGALFWSMAPLVNVTEPPRVYVSSFWPQDYAVDTSRELFMKEEISLLEDLNQVIENQIENKIAFIRQHGIRVRIHALLVDRYLQTYYDRLGWFSDPHEVFQDIVTDPDKYYIFKSILAKTNVSKFDLPDKEAYQDFFGVNPVSSFKQLSQHCSWSGGCLLDKLEKAISQQLPALLSSVSKDTSAPTKSSVTPAPPAAGACEGPQCEEKPKNRWRRQ; this comes from the exons ATGAAGCGAAGGCCCCTGGCAGCAAAGATGAAGGTTCTGCTCAGCGTGTGCTTCCTGCTGTCTTTGGTGGCCTCATTCTCAGCAG AGCTGCTGTCGGACTCAACCTCCCCGGACGATGAGCTATTagtgcagctccagctccagcagccagAGGAGGACTTGTTCTCTTGTGGCTGTGACTCAGCAGAGGAGCACACCAGCCAGAGCTCCTCTAATGACACCCCAGCACCGGAGAGAGCCTTGTGCCAGCCCTGCAACCCCCCTCCAGCTCTACAGCCGGAGGAAGacacacctgaggaggaggccgTGACGAGTGATGCGGAGGAGCCAGAGGTTGTTCATGAGGAGGGTGGAGAAGATGCTGACGACGGGCCTGCAAGCACAGTTGGTGAGgcagaagatgaggatgagctgGAGTCtgcagaagagcaggaggatgCTGCACCCAAACCGGAAGAAGAACCGGAAGAGCTGCCTGACACTGATGCAGCTGAATCCGAAGATGAAGTCGAATCAATCCTAGAGGAAGGTGAATCGGAGGAAATCGACGCTGTGGAGTCAACAATTGAACCCGAAGACAAAGCTGCTTCAGAACCAGAGGAGGACGAGTCTGAAGGTGAGTCGGAACCTATAATGAATCTTCGAGTGAATCCAGAAATTGTAGAAGAAAGACCAGAGTTTGAAGAAGATCTAAGTTTAGAACCAGAGGTGGAAAACGACAtagaagaagctgaagaagaagaggccaCAGTGGATGAAAGGAAAGCAGAGGAAGCCacagtggaagaagaagaagaagaagaagaagaagccacctTAGATGAAGCTGAAATACAACAAGCTACTGTGgaagaaacagaagaggaagccaCCTCAGATGAAGCTAAAATAGAAGAACCCACTGTAGAAGAAACAGTAGAAGAAGCCGCCTTAGATGGAGCTAAAATAGAAGAAcccactgtggaagaaacagaagaggaagccaCCTCAGATGAAGCTAAAATAGAAGAACCCACTGTAGAAGAAACAGTAGAAGAAGCCGCCTTAGATGGAGCTAAAATAGAAGAagccactgtggaagaaacagaagaggaagccaccttagatgaagataaaatagaagaagccactgtggaagaaacagtAGAAGAAGGCACCTCAGGTGGAGCAAACATAGAAGAAGCCGCTGtggaagaaacagaagaagaagccacCTTAGATGAAGATAAAATAGAAGAAcccactgtggaagaaacagtAGAAGAAGCCACCTTAGATGAAGCTAAAATAGAAGAAGCCACTGTGCAGGAAACAGGAGAAGAAGCCACCTTAGATGAAGCTAAAATAGAAGAAcccactgtggaagaaacagtAGAAGAAGCCGCATTAGATGAAGTTAAAATAGAAGAagccactgtggaagaaacagaagaggaagccaCCTTGGATGAAGATAAAATAGAAGAAcccactgtggaagaaacagtAGAAGAAGCCGCCTCAGATGAAGTTAAAATAGAAGAagccactgtggaagaaacagaagaagaagccacAGTAGATGAAGTGGAAGAAGCTCAAGTGGAGGACGTAACTTCTCAATCTAAAATCAAAG GAGGCGAGGATGAAGCATCGGGCCCCGCAGTGAGGGACCGCTCCCACATCGACGAGACGCTGAGACTGGCCTCTGCTGAACCCTCCGCTGAGTACACAG CTGCCATAAAGAAACTGCTGAGCATCTACCACACTGCCATCAAGCCAGTGGAGCAAGCCTTCAAGTACAATGAGCTGAGGCAGCATGAAGTCACAG ATGGAGAGATCACCTCCAAGCCCATGGTTCTGTTCCTGGGACCCTGGAGTGTGGGCAAGTCCTCCATGATCAACTACCTGCTGGGTCTCCACAGCACCTCACAGGAGCTCTACACAG GAGCTGAACCCACGACCTCTGAGTACACGGTTGTCATGCACGGAGAGAAGACCCGCACTATTGAGGGCATAGTGATGGCAGCTGACAGCTCTCGATCCTTCTCCCCTCTGGAAAAGTTCGGCCAAGGTTTCCTGGAGCGCCTGGTTGGTATTGAAATGCCTCACAAGCTGCTGGAGAGGGTGACGTTTGTGGACACGCCGGGAATCATCGAGAACCGcaagcagcaggagagag GCTACCCCTACAACGAGGTGTGCCAGTGGTTCATCGACCGCGCCGACTTAATCTTCTTGGTCTTTGACCCCACCAAGCTGGACGTTGGTGGAGAGCTGGAGATGCTCTTCAAGCAGATGAAGGGTCGCGAGTCGCAGATCCGCCTCATCCTCAACAAAGCAGACAGCCTCTCCACCCAAGACCTCATGAGGGTCTATGGAGCTTTATTCTGGAGCATGGCTCCCCTGGTCAATGTGACTGAGCCACCCAGGGTATACGTGAGCTCCTTCTGGCCTCAGGACTATGCTGTGGACACAAGCCGCGAGCTCTTCATGAAGGAGGAGATCTCTCTGCTCGAGGACCTGAACCAG GTGATTGAGAACCAGATCGAAAACAAGATTGCCTTCATCCGCCAGCACGGCATCCGAGTGCGTATTCACGCCCTGCTGGTGGACCGCTACCTGCAGACCTACTACGACAGGCTGGGCTGGTTCAGTGACCCCCACGAGGTTTTCCAAGACATCGTAACAGACCCAGACAAGTACTACATCTTCAAGTCCATCCTGGCCAAGACCAACGTCAGTAAGTTCGATCTGCCCGACAAGGAGGCCTACCAGGACTTCTTCGGAGTCAATCCGGTGTCCAGCTTCAAGCAGCTCTCCCAGCACTGCAGCTGGAGTGGCGGGTGTCTGCTGGACAAGTTAGAGAAGGCCATTTCTCAGCAGCTTCCAGCTCTGCTCAGCAGTGTCAGCAAGGACACGTCTGCGCCAACGAAATCTTCCGTCACCCCGGCACCTCCGGCGGCTGGAGCCTGTGAAGGTCCCCAGTGTGAGGAGAAGCCTAAAAACCGCTGGAGGAGGCAATGA
- the LOC128754068 gene encoding transcription factor AP-4-like gives MEYFMMTEKIASLQQFKKTEKDVIGGLCSLANIPLSPETAQDQERRIRREIANSNERRRMQSINAGFQSLKTLLPHTDGEKLSKAAILQQTADYIFALEQEKTTLLAQNNQLKRFIQEFSGSSPKRKRAEEKDEGIGSPDALEEEKGEELRREMLELRQQLDRERSARMQLEEQVRSMDTQLHPERLKVITQQVEEEQALIQSQTLLRLQQIQAADRQTHSPQVLAPPASTHHPTVIVPAPTLSQHHHVNVVTVSPTVHTTSVSTSRQNLDTIVQAIHHIERTQKRRASAEEEQRRAVIVSPSHVAMDTVGSDTDTDTEGEDCSMN, from the exons ATGGAATATTTCATGATGACAGAGAAAATAGCGTCCTTGCAGCAGTTTAAGAAGACGGAGAAGGATGTGATCGGAGGCCTGTGCAG CTTGGCCAACATACCTCTGAGTCCAGAGACGGCACAGGACCAGGAGCGACGGATCCGTCGGGAGATCGCCAACAGCAACGAACGCCGGCGCATGCAGAGCATCAACGCTGGCTTCCAgtcactgaaaacactgttgcctcacacagatggagagaagctcagcaaG GCGGCCATCCTGCAGCAGACCGCTGACTACATCTTCGCCTTGGAACAGGAAAAGACAACACTCCTGGCACAGAACAACCAGCTGAAACGCTTCATTCAG GAGTTCAGCGGCTCATCACCTAAGAGGAAGCGGGCGGAAGAGAAAGACGAAGGGATCGGCTCTCCAGACGCTCtcgaggaggagaagggggaggagCTGAGGAGGGAAATGCTGGAACTGAGGCAGCAACTGGACAGAGAGCGCTCTGCTCGCATGCAGCTGGAAGAGCag GTGCGATCTATGGACACCCAGCTTCACCCAGAGCGCCTGAAGGTCATCACTCAACaggtggaagaggagcaggCGCTGATCCAGAGCCAGACGTTGTTACGGCTGCAGCAGATTCAAGCggcggacagacagacacacagtccGCAG GTGCTGGCTCCGCCCGCCTCCACACACCACCCGACAGTGATTGTCCCTGCTCCAACACTAAGCCAGCACCACCATGTCAACGTGGTGACCGTGAGCCCCACCGTTCACACCACCTCCGTGTCGACGTCCAGGCAGAACCTGGACACCATAGTGCAG GCCATCCATCACATCGAACGCACTCAGAAGAGGAGAGCGAGCGccgaggaggagcagaggcgcGCGGTCATTGTTAGCCCCAGTCACGTCGCCATGGACACCGTGGGCTCAGACACAGACACGGACACAGAGGGCGAGGACTGCTCGATGAACTGA